From the genome of Methanothrix soehngenii GP6:
GCTTCTCCAGAACGGTCTCCGTTATCCTGGGCACCCCACGCATATTCATCGCTGAGAACGGAGGAGTTCTGTCCTACTCCGAGGATGAGCTGGAGATCCTGGCAGATCAGCAGGTCTGCGAGGATGCTTTTTTGAGGCTGTCGGAGGAGTTCATCCTGAAAAAGTACGACTCCTCCCGGCACAAGTACCGCTTCACCGATGTCATCCTGGAGAGGAACTTCGACCTGGGAGCGCTGGTCAGGCGTGCGGATGAGCTCGGCCTGCCAGTGGATATCGTGGACACTGCCTTTGCGGTGCACATCAAGGATCGAAGGGTGAACAAGGGAACAGGCCTGACCAGAATTGCCCAGCATTTGAATCTGGACCCGATGGATTTTGCTGCCATTGGAGACAGCATGAGCGACCGGCCCATGTTCGAGGTGGCGGGCTTTCGGGCCTCCGTGGGCAATGGCCGCCCGGGGCTGAAGGAGATCTCCGACTATGTGGCCAAAAAGGATTTTGGCGCGGGGTTCGCCGAGATTGTAGATTATATGATAGAAGAGGAAATGCTCTCAGACAGCCTTTAGCCATCCTTTTTTGGCGGAGCCTTTCCGGACTCCTCCATCCTGGCCAAGAGCCTCGCCCAGTTGTTCTCGCAGATGATCCACCACTCCAGTGTCTCCTTGGCAAAGAGGCGGGCGGCGGGGCAGAAGGCGTCCACCGCCAGATTGTAAGGCAGCTGGGCCAGAGGGGGATGAAGAGGATACTTGCGGCAGGTTAGGGGTCTGATCTCATAGATCTTGCAGCCTCTTTTGGCATGATCATAAAACGGGCAGGGCTGCTTGAGAATCCAGCCGTCCAGAGCTCTGTCAAATCTGGAAAGCCTTTCTAGCTTCCTCTTCCCGATCTTCGCAGCGATCCGGTCGAAATCCTCCTTTTCGAGCAGCAGTCCCGCTCCCGGGGTAAAGCAGCACAGGCCACACTGCTGGCAACGAAACCGCTCCCAGAAAAGCTCGACCCCCTGGTTTGAGCCCTCCTCACCATCTCTGGCCGGCAGGGGGAGGGAGATGTCAAAGGGCACCTTCTCTCCCCGATCTATCTGGCGGAACTGCTCTGCCTTTTTCAACACCGACCAGTGGGCGCGATTCCGCAGCAGTTCTTTATGGCGTTCCTGTCTCTTATCCTCAATGCATGAGCTGCGACAGAGCTGGTGGCAGAGCCTGCGAACCTGGTCTATCCGATCGCTGGGTTTTTTCATCTCTGATCTTCCAGTCCCTCTCTGTTTTTTCTGCTATTAATACCGTCTTGGATACTTTCGCCCCGCGCGGCTTGCCTTTATCTTTCTCCAGATGGATGGCGTTACCATCCTGTGATTGATAATCCAGATTTTGGTGATATAGATGTCCAAGAATCCAGAGATTGCCCGGCTTGCATCCGGCCTTGCCGCCTATCAGGATGCCATTCGATCTGCCAATGAGGATCTGATCAAGCTCTCCCAGAGGTTTGGGAGGATGATGCCCCGGCTGCAGAAGCTCGATTCCTCCTCCATCCTCCTGTGGCTGGGCTTGTACAACAAGATCAAGGATGCGGCAAAGAGGACGGAAGATGAGGCCTCAGATCTGCTGAATAGCGATCTCGCCACTGCCAACCCCGTTCTGCAGCTGCAGGTCAATTATTACCAGGCCCAAAGCCAGAGGCTCTATGCCAAGATGGAGATAATGGATGATGTTCTGAACGGCATGATGGAGGACCTTCTGGAGAATGGAGAGTTCGAGCAGACACAGAAAGAAGAGATGAGAGTCGCATTGGAGGGGACCATGAAAAAGAGTCTCAACCGCTCAGATGCAGCTTCGGTATCGGCCTGATATGATTCAGGCCAGTGCTATATTTGGCACTTCGCTGAATTATCTGGGTGAGTTCAGGCAGAGAATATGGCCTCTGTTCCTCTGTGCCTCTGTGGTTGGGTCAAAGAATAGTGGCTTTCCACAGAGGTGAAAAGATACAGAGAATTTCCGCTTCAAGTCCACCCATGCCAAATAGCGAGGAGCCCTATATTTTATGAGTGTGCTATAATTTATTGTGGAACTAATAAGAAAGTAAATTAATTTAAATTAGTAGTATGATTAATTCTGGCTGCGCGATGTTTCTTATTGTCGATTTTTATGGTTTATAAGATGGATTTGCACAGTGTTCTGATCAGAATGAACGTAATCGTCTATTTAATTCCAGGTGGCTCATCAATGCAGCGAGGTTGAAGCTAAATGAACCAGAAGAGAAGAACCAATGACATAATCGCTTCAGAGATCCTGAAGCTATGCATGAATGGCGCGAGCAAGACCCGGATCATTCATAAGGCAAATCTGAATTTCTTGAGCGCTAAATCCCACATCGAAAGTCTGATGAATAATGGGCTGATGGAGGCCGTTCCCACTGGCTCAAAAGTCATCTACCGCACCACCCCTAAAGGAGCGGAGCTATCTCGGGTATTCGGTCAGTTCCATAGCGAGATCGACAAGCTATTTTCATATGCTTGAACCTTCAGCAAGCCTCATATGCAATGATTGAAATTCCAGCATTATGTTCAAGCTGGGAGAATATTATGAAGAAGAAGCCACTCGCGTCGCCAACTATCTGAGGGATGCGGGCTTCAAGGTGGATGTCAAAGGCCTGGTCACTGCCCAATCGGAGTTTGTGGCCTTTCTGCAAGGCAAAGCCAGCGAGCTTAGAGAGCGGAACAGAATATTAGAGAGGCATGAGAAATTTATCTCCGCCATGAAGGCCGTGCTGGAAAAGGCATCCAATGATGAGGAGCTCATGGATCTGTATCTGGCTGAGCTGGACCCGGATTGGAGAACCAAGAGAGAGAGGATGAACGAGAAGGATTTGGAGGAGGCGGACGAAAAAACCAGAGATGAGTTATTCGAATCCTTGGCATACTCAATAGTGGCTCTGGATTTCGCCAAGGATCTCTACAATCTCAACGATATCAAGCCGGGTGAGCCAATAGGTGACCTGCTGGATGATCCTGTGATCAATATTCATCTGAAATCCCAAGAGGCAGATCCCGAGGATCCTCTGCTCAATGAGCGATTGGAGGTGGATCTGGAAAAAATGTATGTGGTCAGCATAGATGAGTCCTCCTCAGCGCTCTTCCGGGATATCGATGAGGATTTTCAGGAGAATTATTACCAGGAGTATCAACTGATCACGGCTCTGGGATTGGTGGTGGAGGATCTATTGGAGTGCCCAGAGAAGGGAAAGATGGATATCGAGGATTTTGCCGAAAGGTGCATTCTTGATGTTGGCAGTAGATTCACCATGAGCGTTGACGCCAGCCTGGTGGCAGAGGAGATAGCCCGCTCCCTGGAAAAAAGGGGAATGCTGAAGATCAAGGGCAACACCATAAAGTGGAAGGCATAGCTCGAGACGAATGATTGGGGATGATCGATCCTGGCAAACCTTTATCTTCTATCAGCCATTCTCCCCCTCTAGTTCCGGAATGTGACCATTAGGTCGAACCGGCCAAGGTGAAGATAGATGAGATCTTTTTACAGCTATATCGGCGATGCCTGGTCCTCTCCTCGAGAGGGATACGTGGGCGCGCTGAGGCAGGACAGGCTCAAGGCCTGGCGCCAGGAGAGCACAGTGCAAAAGATCGAGCGGCCCACCAGACTGGACAGGGCGCGGGCACTCGGCTATAAGGCCAAGCAGGGCATAATCGTGGCGCGTGTCAAGGTAAGAAGGGGCGGCAGAAGAAAGTCCCGCTATGAGAGAAACAGAAAGACCAGCAAGATGGGAGTAAACACCATCACCATGGCCAAGTCCATCCAGAGGATCGCCGAGGAGCGAGCGGGCAGAAGGTACCGCAACATGGAGGTCCTGAACTCTTACTGGGTGGCAGAGGACGGCAAACAGAAGTTCTATGAGGTCATCTTGGTAGATCCCCACTCCACCTCCATCAAGAGCGACAAGGACCTCTGCTGGGTCGCAGACAACGTCCACCGGGGCAGAGCGGTGCGTGGCAAGACCAGCGCTGGCCGCAAGGGCAGGGGCCAGAGGCACAAGGGCTTTGGCACTGAGAAGACCAGGCCCGGCATCAGAGCCCACGATGGCAGAGGTAAGTG
Proteins encoded in this window:
- a CDS encoding 50S ribosomal protein L15e codes for the protein MRSFYSYIGDAWSSPREGYVGALRQDRLKAWRQESTVQKIERPTRLDRARALGYKAKQGIIVARVKVRRGGRRKSRYERNRKTSKMGVNTITMAKSIQRIAEERAGRRYRNMEVLNSYWVAEDGKQKFYEVILVDPHSTSIKSDKDLCWVADNVHRGRAVRGKTSAGRKGRGQRHKGFGTEKTRPGIRAHDGRGK
- a CDS encoding YkgJ family cysteine cluster protein; the protein is MKKPSDRIDQVRRLCHQLCRSSCIEDKRQERHKELLRNRAHWSVLKKAEQFRQIDRGEKVPFDISLPLPARDGEEGSNQGVELFWERFRCQQCGLCCFTPGAGLLLEKEDFDRIAAKIGKRKLERLSRFDRALDGWILKQPCPFYDHAKRGCKIYEIRPLTCRKYPLHPPLAQLPYNLAVDAFCPAARLFAKETLEWWIICENNWARLLARMEESGKAPPKKDG
- a CDS encoding winged helix-turn-helix domain-containing protein, yielding MNQKRRTNDIIASEILKLCMNGASKTRIIHKANLNFLSAKSHIESLMNNGLMEAVPTGSKVIYRTTPKGAELSRVFGQFHSEIDKLFSYA
- a CDS encoding phosphoglycolate phosphatase encodes the protein MIKAIAVDIDGTLTDMNRVLCPESLLAIKRLFVPVILSTGNTHCFSRTVSVILGTPRIFIAENGGVLSYSEDELEILADQQVCEDAFLRLSEEFILKKYDSSRHKYRFTDVILERNFDLGALVRRADELGLPVDIVDTAFAVHIKDRRVNKGTGLTRIAQHLNLDPMDFAAIGDSMSDRPMFEVAGFRASVGNGRPGLKEISDYVAKKDFGAGFAEIVDYMIEEEMLSDSL